The following is a genomic window from Devosia neptuniae.
GCCGGACGTCAAGGTTGCTACCGCCGCGGCCGAAGCCGGCATTGACGGGCTGACCTTTTATCGCGGCATTCCCGGCGGCATTGGTGGCGCGCTCTATATGAATGCGGGTTGCTACGGCACCGAAACGCGCGACCGCATGGTCGAGCTGCGCGCCGTGACCCGGCAGGGCGAGATCATCACCCTCACCAATGCCGATATGGGCTACCTCTACCGCAAGTCGAACGGCCCGCGCGGCGCGGTGTTCACCTCCGCAGTCTATCAGGGCTTTGCCGGCGAGCGCGAAGATATCCTCTCGCGCATGCGCGAAATCACCGAGAAGCGCGAATCCAGCCAGCCCACCAAGGCCAAGACGGGCGGCTCCACCTTCAAGAATCCCGAAGGGCATTCGAGCTGGAAGCTGATCGACGCGGCCGGGGGCAGGGGGCTGACCATAGGCGGCGCGCAGATGAGTGAATTGCACGCCAATTTCCTGCTCAACATCGACAATGCCAGTG
Proteins encoded in this region:
- the murB gene encoding UDP-N-acetylmuramate dehydrogenase, with protein sequence MSYPDLIPQFQPWIAGVRGRLVPNQLLSEVTWFRVGGPAQLFFTPADEEDLAYFLKHLPADIRMTVIGLGSNLLIRDGGIDGVVIKLSGKAFGQVEILDDHKIRVGTSLPDVKVATAAAEAGIDGLTFYRGIPGGIGGALYMNAGCYGTETRDRMVELRAVTRQGEIITLTNADMGYLYRKSNGPRGAVFTSAVYQGFAGEREDILSRMREITEKRESSQPTKAKTGGSTFKNPEGHSSWKLIDAAGGRGLTIGGAQMSELHANFLLNIDNASAHDIETLGETVRHKVRAHSGIELKWEIRRMGHFEPGREVREFLDGDVFTGAV